A single region of the Halobacterium wangiae genome encodes:
- a CDS encoding DUF4097 family beta strand repeat-containing protein, whose translation MIHRRALLASVTTGVTAALAGCTGLFGDEVVQNDSHTYDVSGDDPLAVRNRNGDVSVERHDGSQVEVDVEMRGPSEDAVDSVSVSGEQRDDAFVVDVRGDGSSEWWTSVSVDLSVRVPGSLPVETVRTTNGDVDVNDVAGAGAFHTMNGGVTVRGVEAFASAVTTNGDVNVDVPAPLDGDATIETENGDVDASLSQDLDATVSATTTNGSVEVHELDMADADVSGRSVSGTLGEGTYDLSVETTNGDVDLRALEE comes from the coding sequence GTGATACACCGCAGAGCCCTCCTGGCCAGTGTCACGACTGGCGTGACCGCCGCACTCGCCGGCTGTACCGGCCTGTTCGGCGACGAAGTGGTCCAGAACGACAGCCACACCTACGACGTGTCCGGCGACGACCCGCTGGCAGTCCGGAACCGGAACGGCGACGTCTCGGTCGAGCGCCACGACGGGAGCCAGGTCGAGGTGGACGTCGAAATGCGCGGTCCTTCGGAGGACGCCGTCGACAGCGTGTCCGTCAGCGGCGAGCAACGCGACGACGCGTTCGTCGTGGACGTCCGGGGCGACGGCTCCTCCGAGTGGTGGACGAGCGTGAGTGTCGACCTCTCCGTCCGCGTGCCGGGGTCGCTACCCGTCGAGACGGTGCGCACGACGAACGGCGACGTCGACGTGAACGACGTGGCTGGCGCGGGCGCGTTCCACACGATGAACGGCGGGGTGACCGTCCGGGGCGTCGAGGCGTTCGCGAGCGCGGTCACGACGAACGGCGACGTGAACGTGGACGTCCCCGCACCACTGGACGGCGACGCGACGATCGAGACGGAGAACGGCGACGTGGACGCCTCGCTCTCGCAGGATCTGGACGCCACGGTGTCGGCGACGACGACCAACGGCAGCGTCGAGGTCCACGAACTGGACATGGCGGACGCGGACGTGAGTGGCAGGAGCGTCTCGGGGACGCTCGGCGAGGGGACGTACGACCTCTCGGTGGAGACGACGAACGGCGACGTCGACCTCCGGGCGCTCGAGGAGTAG
- a CDS encoding ATP-binding protein: protein MIAVSWSGGKDCAVALRELRADPDVVVAGLLTTVREDVQRSSMHGVRREHHEAQADALGLPLRVVELPADVGNDEYEARMRTAHDAMASDGVERVVFADLFLADVRAYREANLADTPLDGCWPLWGRDTTDLAREFAEDFDAVVVCVDDDALDASFVGRTFDRAFLADLPGDVDPCGEHGEFHTFVRDGPGFDEPVAVEPTDCVTKTVGDGTFHYCELK from the coding sequence ATGATCGCCGTCTCGTGGAGCGGCGGGAAGGACTGCGCGGTGGCCCTCCGGGAACTGCGCGCGGACCCCGACGTGGTCGTCGCGGGACTCCTGACGACCGTCCGCGAGGACGTCCAGCGCTCCTCGATGCACGGCGTGCGCCGCGAGCACCACGAGGCGCAGGCCGACGCCCTCGGCCTGCCGCTCCGCGTCGTCGAACTGCCGGCAGACGTCGGCAACGACGAGTACGAGGCGAGGATGCGGACTGCCCACGACGCGATGGCCAGCGACGGCGTCGAGCGCGTGGTGTTCGCGGACCTGTTCCTGGCGGACGTCCGCGCCTACCGCGAGGCGAACCTCGCCGACACCCCGCTAGATGGGTGCTGGCCGCTGTGGGGCCGCGACACGACCGACCTGGCCCGCGAGTTTGCTGAGGACTTCGACGCGGTCGTGGTCTGCGTGGACGACGACGCACTCGACGCCTCGTTCGTCGGCCGGACCTTCGACCGCGCGTTCCTCGCGGACCTCCCAGGCGACGTCGACCCCTGTGGCGAGCACGGGGAGTTCCACACGTTCGTCCGGGACGGCCCGGGGTTCGACGAGCCAGTCGCGGTCGAACCGACCGACTGCGTCACGAAGACGGTCGGCGACGGGACGTTCCACTACTGTGAGCTAAAATAG
- a CDS encoding Tfx family DNA-binding protein, producing MDGEVPDADAVLARVGFDADESVLTRRQAEVLALRERGASQAAIADSLGTSRANISKVESSARENVRKARETVAFAEALGAPVHVEIEPGTDLYDVPDAVYAAADDADVKVPLSAPEVMKRVSDVDEDAVTDREVHSHLLVTVTANDELRVRVGPDEAP from the coding sequence ATGGACGGGGAGGTTCCGGACGCGGACGCGGTGCTGGCACGGGTCGGCTTCGACGCCGACGAGAGCGTGCTGACGCGACGGCAGGCGGAGGTGCTGGCGCTCCGGGAACGGGGCGCCTCGCAGGCGGCGATCGCCGACAGCCTCGGGACGTCGCGGGCGAACATCTCGAAGGTGGAGTCCAGCGCCCGCGAGAACGTCCGGAAGGCTCGCGAGACGGTGGCGTTCGCGGAGGCGCTGGGCGCGCCGGTCCACGTCGAGATCGAACCTGGGACGGACCTCTACGACGTGCCGGACGCGGTGTACGCGGCGGCCGACGACGCCGACGTGAAGGTGCCGCTGTCGGCGCCCGAGGTGATGAAGCGCGTGAGCGACGTCGACGAGGACGCGGTGACCGACCGCGAGGTCCACAGCCACCTGCTGGTCACGGTCACCGCCAACGACGAACTCCGCGTGCGGGTCGGCCCCGACGAAGCGCCTTAG
- a CDS encoding MBL fold metallo-hydrolase: protein MSVQHDDLTFDRLGHASVRIETGDGLVVYVDPWSEVIEEDRRDGDVVFVTHDDFDHYDPDAIDAVADDDATVVVYEGIDTADLDRDETLLAYDESITVRGIDVQAVPAHNRADGEHVDEDGEPFHAEHEGVGLLLGFDGTTVYFTSDTDFLQAHNHLEADVFVPPIGGHYTMDRHEAAEFAESVDPDLVLPVHYDTFDAIETDAGAFVEDVEARGIYVELF, encoded by the coding sequence ATGAGCGTCCAGCACGACGACCTGACGTTCGATCGACTCGGCCACGCGAGCGTACGGATAGAGACCGGCGACGGCCTCGTCGTCTACGTCGACCCGTGGAGCGAGGTCATCGAGGAGGACCGCCGAGACGGCGACGTCGTGTTCGTGACCCACGACGACTTCGACCACTACGACCCCGACGCCATCGACGCGGTCGCCGACGACGACGCCACCGTCGTGGTGTACGAGGGAATCGACACGGCCGACCTCGACCGGGACGAGACCCTGCTGGCCTACGACGAGTCCATCACTGTCCGGGGCATCGACGTGCAGGCGGTCCCGGCCCACAACCGCGCCGACGGCGAGCACGTCGACGAGGACGGCGAACCGTTCCACGCCGAACACGAGGGCGTTGGCCTCCTGCTCGGCTTCGACGGAACGACCGTCTACTTCACCAGCGACACGGACTTCCTCCAGGCGCACAACCACCTCGAGGCAGATGTATTCGTCCCGCCCATCGGCGGCCACTACACGATGGACCGCCACGAAGCCGCGGAGTTCGCGGAGTCCGTCGACCCCGACCTCGTGTTGCCGGTCCACTACGACACCTTCGACGCCATCGAGACGGACGCGGGGGCGTTCGTCGAGGACGTGGAGGCCAGGGGCATCTACGTCGAACTGTTCTGA
- a CDS encoding DUF5814 domain-containing protein, producing the protein MAVTDKIYVKNHRQIASQLDTRFPKSAFSGATLDVLFSGDLSELNEATRDKVLDFSQDFLDCDCQSNPYCGHPERKFVRYLLELRAEGLDPESMVNVMTDDYMVYAYPGDLYSFLDDAVRTLEAVEDLSEVDGRQDERQRATERKRELTR; encoded by the coding sequence GTGGCCGTCACGGACAAGATCTACGTCAAGAACCACCGGCAGATCGCCTCCCAGCTCGACACCCGGTTCCCGAAGAGCGCGTTCAGCGGCGCGACCCTCGACGTGCTGTTCAGCGGCGACCTCTCGGAGCTGAACGAGGCGACCCGGGACAAGGTCCTGGACTTCTCTCAGGACTTCCTCGACTGCGACTGCCAGTCGAACCCGTACTGCGGCCACCCCGAACGGAAGTTCGTGCGCTACCTCCTCGAGTTGCGCGCGGAGGGCCTCGACCCCGAGTCGATGGTGAACGTGATGACCGACGACTACATGGTGTACGCCTACCCCGGCGACCTCTACTCGTTCCTCGACGACGCGGTGCGAACGCTCGAGGCCGTCGAGGACCTCTCGGAGGTCGACGGCCGGCAGGACGAACGCCAGCGCGCGACCGAGCGGAAACGCGAACTCACTCGGTAG
- a CDS encoding DUF2298 domain-containing protein: MEYVTAAYWLLTTLAFAAAAVPICARLFAGFPDRGAALAPGVAFALLALLAYWVGHVRWGTAVAALCILAVFAAGAIAARGADLPDPRTVATPLAVFVLAFAFFVAVRAVDPAAHAAAGEKFLDFGLLRSMTLADRLPPPDIWFAGRPVRYYYGGILSVAAFADAVGVAPQYAYNLGLATFYAALASGAYGLAAAIADDRGRSRSLAGTLGVLFVCLGGFLATPLRVLAGFFPESLVTEWGRFLVAGIRAPTEDAFREATTLGPWNYWIGRYVVPDTIVVNPFWSYLNGDLHAHVLAPTFLLPAVAVAFAGWRATDRRRRVTLLFGALPVFAGALAITSTWSLPTAAGVGFLAVALATAHPAASLPARFRDRVPTTGPGGELSRYALAVVAGVLVALGGAALASPFLLFQAPPNDGVGWLPPRSPLAPYLLAWGAFVAVFAAYLARSARLTGRRTALATVGWVAVTVVGLLLDAASVAVLLPLLAGAWYLRRTDHAGFAAVLAAAGVGLLVAIELAYAKVWPHDPNAIRWNTVYKVSMQISVLWGLGAGVAAAALLEPVTGRLRGATTRFSAADAAGAAVAVLVVLSAVTFPALALSDHFGDPVREPADGTLDATQFVETYHPQEAEAFRWLRANVDGQPAMVTAVGEPIYTWVSAPSVFTGIPTVVGWEHEKGYRPEGAYEERANDVGFLYAGDRATQALLYDKYDVQYVYYGPVERERYPDATFGGPGVEEVFRNDAVTIYRVDAEAACAATDLTCYSD, encoded by the coding sequence ATGGAGTACGTCACCGCCGCCTACTGGCTACTCACGACGCTCGCGTTCGCCGCGGCCGCGGTCCCCATCTGTGCGCGCCTGTTCGCCGGGTTCCCCGACCGCGGCGCCGCGCTCGCGCCGGGCGTCGCCTTCGCCCTCCTCGCGTTGCTCGCCTACTGGGTCGGCCACGTCCGCTGGGGGACGGCAGTCGCCGCGCTCTGTATCCTCGCCGTCTTCGCTGCGGGCGCCATCGCCGCACGCGGCGCCGACCTGCCGGACCCGCGTACGGTCGCCACACCGCTCGCCGTCTTCGTCCTGGCGTTCGCGTTCTTCGTCGCGGTGCGCGCCGTCGACCCGGCCGCCCACGCCGCGGCGGGCGAGAAGTTCCTCGACTTCGGACTGCTGCGTTCGATGACGCTCGCCGACCGCCTGCCGCCGCCGGACATCTGGTTCGCCGGTCGCCCGGTGCGCTACTACTACGGCGGCATCCTCTCGGTCGCCGCGTTCGCCGACGCCGTCGGTGTCGCCCCGCAGTACGCCTACAACCTCGGCCTGGCGACGTTCTACGCCGCGCTCGCGTCCGGCGCCTACGGTCTCGCCGCGGCCATCGCGGACGACCGCGGACGCTCCCGCTCGCTCGCGGGGACGCTCGGTGTCCTGTTCGTCTGCCTCGGCGGCTTCCTCGCCACGCCGCTCCGCGTACTCGCCGGGTTCTTCCCGGAGTCGCTGGTCACCGAGTGGGGGCGGTTCCTCGTCGCCGGCATCCGCGCACCGACCGAGGACGCGTTCCGCGAGGCCACCACGCTCGGACCGTGGAACTACTGGATCGGCCGCTACGTCGTCCCGGACACCATCGTCGTCAACCCGTTCTGGTCGTACCTCAACGGCGACCTCCACGCCCACGTCCTCGCGCCGACATTCCTGCTGCCCGCCGTCGCCGTCGCGTTCGCGGGGTGGCGCGCGACCGACCGTCGGCGCCGCGTCACGCTCCTGTTCGGCGCTCTCCCGGTGTTCGCCGGCGCGCTCGCCATCACGAGCACGTGGAGTCTCCCGACGGCCGCGGGCGTCGGCTTCCTCGCCGTCGCGCTCGCCACCGCGCACCCGGCAGCCTCGCTGCCCGCACGGTTCCGCGACCGGGTGCCGACGACCGGCCCGGGCGGCGAACTGTCGCGGTACGCGCTCGCCGTCGTCGCCGGCGTACTGGTCGCACTCGGCGGCGCCGCGCTCGCCTCGCCGTTCCTGCTGTTCCAGGCGCCGCCGAACGACGGCGTCGGCTGGCTCCCGCCGCGCAGTCCGCTCGCGCCCTACCTGCTCGCGTGGGGCGCGTTCGTCGCCGTCTTCGCCGCCTACCTCGCCCGTAGCGCCCGCCTCACAGGTCGCCGCACGGCGCTCGCGACCGTCGGCTGGGTCGCCGTCACCGTCGTGGGCCTGTTGCTCGACGCGGCCTCCGTCGCCGTCCTGCTCCCCCTGCTGGCCGGCGCGTGGTACCTCCGACGCACGGACCACGCGGGGTTCGCCGCCGTGCTCGCCGCCGCAGGCGTCGGCCTCCTCGTCGCCATCGAACTGGCGTACGCGAAGGTGTGGCCCCACGACCCGAACGCCATCCGCTGGAACACCGTCTACAAGGTCTCGATGCAGATTTCGGTGCTCTGGGGACTGGGTGCGGGCGTCGCCGCCGCCGCGCTCCTCGAACCCGTCACCGGGCGCCTCCGCGGCGCCACCACCCGGTTCTCGGCGGCCGACGCCGCGGGCGCCGCCGTCGCCGTGCTCGTCGTCCTCTCGGCGGTGACGTTCCCCGCGCTCGCGCTGTCGGACCACTTCGGCGACCCCGTCCGCGAACCGGCGGACGGCACCCTCGACGCCACGCAGTTCGTCGAGACCTACCACCCCCAGGAGGCCGAGGCGTTCAGGTGGCTCCGCGCGAACGTCGACGGCCAGCCGGCGATGGTGACGGCTGTCGGCGAACCCATCTACACGTGGGTGAGCGCGCCGTCGGTGTTCACCGGCATCCCGACCGTCGTCGGCTGGGAACACGAGAAGGGGTACCGCCCCGAGGGCGCCTACGAGGAGCGCGCGAACGACGTCGGGTTCCTCTACGCCGGCGACCGCGCGACGCAGGCGCTACTGTACGACAAGTACGACGTCCAGTACGTCTACTACGGCCCCGTCGAGCGCGAGCGCTACCCGGACGCCACCTTCGGCGGCCCCGGCGTCGAAGAAGTGTTCCGGAACGACGCGGTGACCATCTACCGCGTCGACGCGGAGGCGGCCTGCGCGGCGACGGACCTCACCTGTTACTCGGACTGA
- a CDS encoding TRAM domain-containing protein: MADCPLADECPSFQEQIEGMGCQHYGDRGGMEWCNHYSQPISDLKTAPVVHGEEVVVEVDDMHESGAGVGRQADSGFIVMVDGVLPPARVRVEISEVKSNYARADLIEKLPEEPDDEEGEEAEADGEDDEDDSDGVERQRLGSRDNFWGN, encoded by the coding sequence ATGGCAGACTGCCCACTCGCCGACGAATGCCCCAGTTTCCAGGAACAGATCGAGGGGATGGGGTGCCAGCACTACGGAGACCGCGGGGGGATGGAGTGGTGCAACCACTACAGCCAGCCCATCTCGGACCTGAAGACCGCGCCCGTGGTGCACGGCGAGGAGGTCGTCGTCGAGGTCGACGACATGCACGAGAGCGGCGCCGGCGTCGGTCGGCAGGCCGACAGCGGGTTCATCGTGATGGTCGACGGCGTGCTGCCGCCGGCCCGCGTCCGCGTCGAGATCTCGGAGGTGAAGTCGAACTACGCCCGTGCCGACCTCATCGAGAAGCTCCCCGAGGAACCCGACGACGAGGAGGGCGAGGAGGCCGAGGCCGACGGCGAGGACGACGAGGACGACTCCGACGGCGTGGAACGCCAGCGCCTCGGCAGTCGGGACAACTTCTGGGGCAACTAG
- a CDS encoding aminoacyl--tRNA ligase-related protein: protein MRRSEAFLPTSRETVGAGSDAAKLLVRAGLVRPFGSGLWGVSPAGQRVREKLIARIRAGMDAIGGQAVSLPGLQYRERWAQSGRWGSFEGEMFTLENRDGQAMCLAPSHEEGMVHLVDGQVRSHADLPLLLYQVESKFRDDHARNGLVRTKEFTMKDAYSFHVDETGLDETYREVRAAYDRILADVGLDFAVVSADNSVMGGTASEEFVAPVADGSDRLVYCTVGDCRFGVTDEHDGFAAHDSGGECPDCGGTLAESDGIEVAHVFELGTRYSSAMDLTVDDASGESRDVVMGSYGLGVDRLLQTLVQQHGGETCAWPVTDWGCVAPYRAAVIPVGDGGVQDVAEEIFEACGREDVLFYDDLSVGERFAESDLLGIPAKVVVGNTYREEGVVDLETSEGTRQLAPENVADAVERFAAGATE from the coding sequence GTGCGGCGTAGCGAGGCGTTCCTCCCCACCAGTCGCGAGACCGTCGGCGCCGGCAGCGACGCGGCGAAACTGCTGGTCCGCGCGGGGCTGGTACGGCCCTTCGGGAGCGGGCTCTGGGGCGTCTCGCCCGCCGGCCAGCGCGTCCGCGAGAAACTGATCGCACGAATTCGCGCGGGGATGGACGCGATCGGCGGGCAGGCCGTCAGCCTCCCCGGCCTCCAGTACCGCGAGCGCTGGGCGCAGAGCGGCCGCTGGGGGAGTTTCGAGGGCGAGATGTTCACCCTCGAGAACCGCGACGGCCAGGCGATGTGTCTCGCGCCCAGCCACGAGGAGGGGATGGTCCACCTCGTCGACGGCCAGGTGCGCTCGCACGCCGACCTCCCCCTCCTGCTCTACCAGGTCGAGTCGAAGTTCCGCGACGACCACGCGCGCAACGGCCTCGTCCGCACGAAGGAGTTCACGATGAAGGACGCCTACAGCTTCCACGTCGACGAAACCGGCCTAGACGAGACGTACCGCGAGGTGCGCGCGGCCTACGACCGCATCCTCGCGGACGTCGGTCTCGACTTCGCCGTCGTGAGCGCGGACAACAGCGTGATGGGCGGCACGGCCTCCGAGGAGTTCGTCGCGCCCGTCGCCGACGGCAGCGACCGCCTCGTCTACTGTACGGTCGGCGACTGCCGGTTCGGCGTGACCGACGAACACGACGGCTTCGCCGCCCACGACTCGGGCGGGGAGTGCCCCGACTGTGGCGGTACGCTCGCGGAGAGCGACGGCATCGAGGTGGCCCACGTGTTCGAACTCGGCACGCGGTACTCCTCGGCAATGGACCTGACCGTCGACGACGCGTCGGGCGAGAGCCGGGACGTCGTGATGGGGAGCTACGGACTGGGCGTCGACCGCCTGCTCCAGACGCTCGTCCAGCAGCACGGCGGCGAGACGTGTGCGTGGCCCGTCACCGACTGGGGCTGCGTCGCCCCCTACCGCGCCGCCGTGATCCCCGTCGGCGACGGTGGGGTGCAGGACGTCGCCGAGGAGATATTCGAGGCCTGCGGCCGCGAGGACGTGTTGTTCTACGACGATCTCTCCGTCGGCGAGCGCTTCGCGGAGAGCGACCTGCTCGGGATTCCCGCGAAAGTGGTCGTCGGGAACACGTACCGCGAGGAGGGCGTCGTGGACCTGGAGACGAGCGAGGGGACCCGGCAGTTGGCGCCCGAGAACGTGGCCGACGCCGTCGAGCGGTTCGCCGCGGGCGCTACCGAGTGA
- a CDS encoding mannose-1-phosphate guanylyltransferase, with protein sequence MTRTAAVLLAGGTGTRLYPASRSHRPKQFLALGDDDRSLLRRTADRAAFADDIFVVTRESYADRVREEVPEATVLVEPAGRDTGPALAYAAQEVRKRASDAAMLCLPSDHVVGDGFRETAETAVDVAARTGTLVTLGVEPDRPATGYGYVEPGADQGDHFAVEQFREKPDEATAERLLDRGCLWNAGMFAWTPEAFLAAARDGPLEPVVESLESGDPDAAFDAVDPVSVDYAVLERAADVRVVPAAFDWDDVGAWDALARLLDGENATMGDSLTIDASGNVLASDDKHVSVVGADDLVVAAFDDRVLVVPIDDAQRVREVVAELRADGLF encoded by the coding sequence GTGACCCGGACTGCGGCCGTCCTGCTCGCCGGCGGCACCGGCACCCGGCTCTACCCCGCGAGCCGCAGCCACCGCCCGAAGCAGTTCCTCGCGCTCGGCGACGACGACCGGAGTCTGCTCCGCCGGACCGCCGACCGCGCCGCGTTCGCCGACGACATCTTCGTCGTCACCCGCGAGTCGTACGCCGACCGCGTCCGCGAGGAGGTTCCGGAGGCGACGGTCCTCGTCGAACCCGCGGGCCGGGACACGGGGCCGGCGCTCGCCTACGCCGCCCAGGAGGTCCGAAAACGGGCATCCGACGCGGCGATGCTCTGTCTCCCGAGCGACCACGTCGTCGGCGACGGCTTCCGCGAGACGGCCGAGACGGCCGTCGACGTCGCCGCACGCACCGGCACGCTCGTCACGCTGGGCGTCGAACCCGACCGACCGGCGACGGGCTACGGCTACGTCGAACCGGGGGCGGACCAGGGCGACCACTTCGCCGTCGAGCAGTTCCGGGAGAAACCGGACGAAGCAACCGCCGAGCGCCTGCTCGACCGGGGCTGTCTCTGGAACGCGGGGATGTTCGCGTGGACGCCAGAAGCGTTCCTCGCCGCCGCCCGCGACGGGCCGCTCGAACCGGTGGTCGAATCGCTCGAATCGGGCGACCCCGACGCGGCGTTCGACGCTGTCGACCCCGTGAGCGTCGACTACGCAGTGCTGGAGCGCGCAGCGGACGTGCGCGTCGTCCCCGCGGCCTTCGACTGGGACGACGTCGGCGCGTGGGACGCGCTCGCCCGCCTGCTCGACGGCGAGAACGCCACGATGGGCGATTCACTGACCATCGACGCGTCGGGGAACGTGCTCGCCAGCGACGACAAACACGTCTCCGTCGTCGGCGCAGACGACCTTGTCGTCGCGGCGTTCGACGACCGCGTGCTGGTCGTGCCGATAGACGACGCCCAGCGCGTCCGCGAAGTCGTCGCCGAACTCCGCGCGGACGGGCTATTTTAG
- a CDS encoding RPA family protein, which yields MSNAPTREVARRAFASEFNDAEFTFKESDDERAPLYALLPTGERANRVFVVGTLTETEDIGEDSEYWRGRVVDPTGTFFVYAGQYQPDAASALRELETPTYVAVVGKPRTFETDDGSVNVSLRPESITPVSEATRDRWVVETAERTMERLEAFDEEGNEYAERARAEYGEDVSEYRQAVLGALEDFDAEAEAAPDA from the coding sequence ATGAGCAACGCACCCACCCGCGAAGTCGCCCGCCGCGCCTTCGCCAGCGAGTTCAACGACGCCGAGTTCACGTTCAAGGAGTCCGACGACGAGCGCGCGCCGCTGTACGCGCTCCTGCCGACGGGAGAGCGCGCCAACCGCGTGTTCGTCGTCGGCACGCTCACCGAGACGGAGGACATCGGCGAGGACTCCGAGTACTGGCGGGGCCGCGTCGTCGACCCCACCGGGACGTTCTTCGTGTACGCCGGGCAGTACCAGCCGGACGCCGCGTCGGCGCTCCGCGAGCTGGAGACGCCGACGTACGTCGCCGTGGTCGGGAAGCCGCGGACCTTCGAGACGGACGACGGGTCCGTCAACGTCTCCCTCCGGCCCGAGTCCATCACGCCGGTGAGCGAGGCCACCCGCGACCGCTGGGTCGTGGAGACCGCCGAGCGCACGATGGAGCGACTCGAGGCCTTCGACGAGGAGGGCAACGAGTACGCCGAGCGCGCGAGAGCCGAGTACGGCGAGGACGTCTCCGAGTACCGGCAGGCCGTCCTCGGGGCCCTCGAGGACTTCGATGCGGAAGCGGAAGCAGCGCCGGACGCCTGA
- a CDS encoding CopG family transcriptional regulator, with protein sequence MGNKNKTISFRVNEDTFDALRDIAEERDLSLSAVFRDYVDSLVAHDGKVRVVPENQAEPTDGEEFPPRVEVPKSFVREHERLELEAQHLRDQLEEHKAYVDHLRSRVESDGDVEEVIQLEELDEQNDDEPYQLG encoded by the coding sequence ATGGGGAACAAGAACAAGACCATCTCGTTCCGCGTGAACGAGGACACGTTCGACGCGCTCCGCGACATCGCGGAGGAGCGCGACCTCTCGCTGTCCGCGGTGTTCCGGGACTACGTCGACTCGCTCGTCGCCCACGACGGCAAGGTCCGGGTCGTACCCGAGAACCAGGCCGAACCGACGGATGGCGAGGAGTTCCCGCCGAGAGTCGAAGTCCCGAAGAGCTTCGTGCGCGAACACGAGCGCCTCGAACTCGAGGCCCAGCACCTGCGCGACCAGCTAGAGGAGCACAAGGCGTACGTCGACCACCTCCGCAGTCGGGTCGAGTCCGACGGCGACGTCGAGGAGGTCATCCAGCTCGAAGAGCTCGACGAACAGAACGACGACGAACCGTACCAACTGGGCTGA
- a CDS encoding replication factor A (Replication protein A protects and stabilize the intermediate ssDNA that is generated by the unwinding action of a DNA helicase at the replication fork. In addition, SSBs prevent the formation of secondary structures by single-stranded template DNA.) — MSDLSDTAQEIHDEFSEHVDATVDDVEERLQTLVTEYKVPVDEARRSVENHYLDEAGLDRDDLAGGGGNETVQVEDVDEPEQWVDLTAKVVELWEPRSDSVGQVGLLGDPTGTIKFTKWAKSDLANLEEGKTYRLGNVVTDEYQGRYSVKLNKTTSIEEVDEEFEVGDNEDEVEGALVDIQSGSGLIKRCPNEDCTRVLQNGRCSEHGEVEGEFDLRIKAVLDDGRDVHEVIFDEEATEALTGIDLESAKQMAKDALDTTVVADEMRDSVLGRYYRVTGPTFGRYVLANDTEELDAPADPEAVLIKARSM; from the coding sequence ATGAGCGACCTTTCAGACACCGCTCAGGAGATCCACGACGAGTTCTCCGAGCACGTCGACGCCACAGTCGACGACGTAGAAGAACGGCTACAGACACTGGTTACCGAGTACAAAGTCCCGGTCGACGAGGCCCGGCGCTCCGTCGAGAACCACTACCTCGACGAGGCTGGCCTCGACCGCGACGACCTCGCCGGCGGGGGCGGCAACGAGACCGTCCAGGTCGAGGACGTCGACGAACCCGAGCAGTGGGTGGACCTCACCGCGAAGGTCGTCGAACTCTGGGAGCCACGTTCGGACTCCGTCGGGCAGGTCGGCCTGCTCGGTGACCCGACCGGCACCATCAAGTTCACGAAGTGGGCCAAGTCCGACCTCGCGAACCTCGAGGAGGGGAAGACCTACCGTCTCGGCAACGTCGTCACCGACGAGTACCAGGGACGGTACTCCGTGAAGCTGAACAAGACCACGTCCATCGAGGAGGTCGACGAGGAGTTCGAAGTCGGCGACAACGAGGACGAGGTCGAGGGCGCGCTGGTGGACATCCAGTCCGGCAGCGGCCTCATCAAGCGCTGCCCGAACGAGGACTGCACGCGCGTCCTCCAGAACGGCCGCTGTTCGGAACACGGCGAAGTCGAGGGCGAGTTCGACCTCCGCATCAAGGCCGTCCTCGACGACGGCCGCGACGTCCACGAGGTCATCTTCGACGAGGAGGCCACCGAGGCCCTCACGGGCATCGACCTCGAATCGGCCAAGCAGATGGCGAAGGACGCACTCGACACCACCGTCGTCGCCGACGAGATGCGCGACTCGGTGCTCGGGCGCTACTACCGCGTCACCGGCCCGACGTTCGGCCGGTACGTGCTCGCCAACGACACCGAGGAACTGGACGCGCCGGCCGACCCGGAGGCCGTGCTGATCAAAGCGAGGTCGATGTGA